One stretch of Rhizophagus irregularis chromosome 6, complete sequence DNA includes these proteins:
- a CDS encoding uncharacterized protein (SECRETED:cutsite_VIA-ID; SECRETED:prob_0.7588); SECRETED:SignalP(1-29): MNGRLSFTSFTFFLFSIILVIFASVPVIAIDYQAKSSIIESPLSINGECPYPLVSLKSTGLSETSTSFCQNGCCLSCPIANNFYKENQIDLIFYALSVVRAISFICVLIIVVSYIVLPNKREHPAITVLCFNISLLIFTSVTFFYMGDIRKIQCADLITQATMRNNALCGVQGMVVVFSTFLLILWCFLLILHLHFQTVWGSNIVQKYHLISHIFVIALSVTFTILPSAMGKISFGFGAVCLVSPGYDNTLFWYPLAIFAIPGFLIHFCTFLFVGKSQFMSSLDYHDDSTMSQDNSNSSRLMTNVTGQEIVRAIRIQWRALMLALILLITYVIYWTYVTIEIGKIAPKNFNPPQPWILNWLNCIYENGMKSKNAQNICSSYAIDNLPKISHLAVAESATATLGICVFIIFGTSVDLWTEWKLYFVRKFRCVTHKNSDGVTWA, encoded by the exons atgaaCGGACGACTTTCTTTTAcatcttttacatttttcttgttttcgatcatacttgtaatttttgcAAGTGTCCCTGTAATAGCTATTGATTATCAAGCTAAAAGTTCAATTATAGAGAGTCCACTATCAATTAACGGAGAATGCCCATATCCGTTAGTATCATTGAAATCAACGGGATTATCAGAAACGAGTACTTCATTTTGTCAAAATGGTTGTTGTTTATCATGTCCTATAGCGAATaacttttataaagaaaatcaaattgatttgatattttacGCATTAAGCGTAGTTAGAgcaatatcttttatttgcGTATTAATTATAGTCGTCAGTTATATTGTATTACCTAATAAACGAGAACATCCTGCTATAACTGTTCTCTGTTTTAATATAAGTCTTTTAATCTTTACCAGTGTGACTTTCTTTTATATGGGtgatataagaaaaattcaatgTGCCGATTTAATAACTCAAGCAACTATGAGAAATAATGCTTTATGTGGTGTACAAG gAATGGTCGTAGTGTTTTCAACGTTTCTTCTCATATTATGGTGTTTCCTTTTAATTTTGCATCTCCATTTTCAAACTGTATGGGGATCAAATATCgttcaaaaatatcatttaatatcaCACATATTTGTGATAGCTTTGTCGGTCACGTTTACAATTTTACCATCTGCGATGGGGAAAATTTCATTTGGTTTTGGTGCCGTTTGTTTGGTCTCACCAGGTTATGATAACACATTATTTTGGTATCCTTTGGCGATTTTCGCTATTCCAGGATTTTTGATACATTTTtgtacttttttatttgtcgGAAAG tCTCAATTTATGAGTTCCCTAGATTATCATGATGATTCTACAATGTCACAAGATAATTCAAACTCATCAAGATTAATGACAAATGTCACAGGTCAAGAGATAGTAAGAGCAATTAGGATTCAGTGGCGCGCCCTAATGTTAGCCTTAATCCTTCTTATCACTTATGTAATATATTGG actTATGTTACAATTGAAATAGGTAAAATAGCACCAAAAAATTTCAACCCTCCGCAACCATGGATCCTAAATTGGTTGAATTGTATTTACGAAAATGGAATGAAAAGTAAAAACGCACAAAATATATGTTCAAGTTACGCAATAGataatttaccaaaaatttcacatttagCTGTTGCTGAATCTGCAACGGCAACATTAGGTATATGTGTATTTATCATATTTGGTACAAGTGTCGATCTTTGGACAGAATGGAAATTATACTTTGTTAGAAAATTTAGATGCGTAACACATAAAAATTCAGATGGGGTTACTTGGGCATAG